A window from Salvia miltiorrhiza cultivar Shanhuang (shh) chromosome 2, IMPLAD_Smil_shh, whole genome shotgun sequence encodes these proteins:
- the LOC131012721 gene encoding pentatricopeptide repeat-containing protein At1g62680, mitochondrial-like yields MMARRAVVSAIDLIHRRGFLNRWSQHKSGILSPLFSLFSSEAFQPKQPRIDFSSVKELNDAIELFHKIKSMRPEPSVHLYAKLMSVSAKIEQYYFALDVFDEMLGMGVPVNNYTRNIAVNCCCLLKDIYSAFSIMGFFLKRGHEPDVVTFGTLIKGLFLVNKEAEAVKLFEKILDLKLCEPSDVMILHVIDGLCKTGQAIEAHDWLHRLESSGWSPNVNTYSSMINAYCKEEKMEAAENMLEIMMQQNICPNVFTYSSLIEGLCLKGEIGRAKQLLDSIVERGLKPSIVNYNTLLNGYCKKGSVDEAWLIFLEIPDKGLEHDVHTYNTMIHGLFRNDRFAEGWKLFEVMKAQEIHPNVHIYNTLVDGLSKRGKVDEALQLLSEMVEKGISPNVVTCSILIDGYCSHGEMVRARELFYSMAETGINHNIFTYCILIKGYCKAGNLDEAWRFFDEISRVGLKHSTVSYTTMMHGLIRLSSFSDGWKLFQEMEAHNIHPDPHTYTILLDGFCRIHRISEALAFLRVMEAKGVNPNIVTYGVLINGLCKGQRLDEAIRLFNHLPSNGLNPNVQIYNMMLDSLYNEGREGEARRLMEEMERSSCTPNGVTFNIIVWNLVKSKKVHEAIPFLEEMCRREFVVNSDIIYALHDELRIGEGKDEKLQEIVKKVCAQN; encoded by the coding sequence ATGATGGCCAGAAGAGCTGTTGTTTCTGCAATTGATCTCATTCATCGAAGAGGATTTCTCAATCGATGGTCGCAGCATAAATCGGGTATTCTCTCTCCtctgttctctctcttctcttccgaGGCTTTTCAACCTAAGCAGCCCAGAATCGATTTCAGCAGTGTTAAAGAATTAAATGATGCTATTGAATTGTTTCATAAAATAAAGAGTATGCGGCCAGAGCCTTCTGTTCACCTCTACGCCAAACTCATGAGTGTTAGTGCAAAGATTGAGCAGTATTATTTTGCCCTTGATgtgttcgatgaaatgcttGGGATGGGTGTCCCGGTTAATAATTACACAAGGAATATTGCTGTCAACTGTTGTTGTCTCTTGAAAGATATATACTCTGCTTTTTCTATAATGGGATTCTTTCTCAAGAGAGGTCACGAACCAGATGTCGTGACTTTCGGCACTCTCATAAAAGGGTTATTCTTAGTTAATAAGGAGGCTGAAGCCGTGAAACTGTTCGAAAAGATTTTGGATTTAAAACTTTGCGAGCCCAGTGATGTTATGATTCTGCACGTGATTGATGGGCTGTGCAAAACTGGACAGGCCATTGAAGCCCATGATTGGCTTCATAGATTAGAAAGTAGTGGGTGGAGTCCCAACGTTAACACTTATAGCTCCATGATTAATGCATACTGTAAGGAAGAAAAGATGGAAGCGGCTGAAAATATGTTGGAAATAATGATGCAACAAAATATTTGTCCGAATGTCTTCACTTATTCTTCGCTTATTGAAGGGCTCTGCCTAAAGGGTGAAATCGGAAGAGCGAAACAGTTACTTGATTCCATCGTAGAGAGGGGCCTTAAACCCAGTATTGTTAACTACAACACCTTGTTAAATGGATATTGCAAGAAGGGAAGCGTGGATGAAGCTTGGcttatttttcttgaaattcccGATAAAGGTCTCGAGCATGATGTGCACACTTATAATACCATGATACATGGATTATTCAGAAATGATAGATTTGCTGAGGGCTGGAAGCTTTTCGAGGTTATGAAAGCTCAAGAAATACATCCCAACGTGCATATTTATAATACATTAGTGGATGGGTTGTCGAAGCGTGGGAAGGTTGATGAAGCTCTGCAGCTGCTGTCCGAGATGGTGGAGAAGGGCATATCGCCTAATGTTGTCACATGCAGCATATTGATAGATGGATATTGCTCGCATGGCGAGATGGTTAGAGCTAGAGAGCTCTTCTATTCTATGGCAGAGACGGGGATCAATCACAATATATTCACCTATTGTATCTTGATTAAGGGATACTGCAAGGCGGGAAACCTTGATGAAGCGTGGCGTTTCTTCGATGAAATTTCGCGCGTAGGTCTCAAACACTCGACTGTATCATACACCACGATGATGCATGGGCTAATACGCCTAAGTAGTTTTTCAGATGGGTGGAAGCTTTTCCAAGAAATGGAAGCTCATAATATACATCCGGATCCCCACACCTACACCATTTTGTTGGATGGCTTTTGTAGGATCCATCGGATTAGTGAGGCGTTGGCATTTTTGAGGGTGATGGAGGCGAAAGGCGTGAATCCTAATATCGTAACGTATGGTGTTCTGATCAATGGCTTGTGCAAGGGCCAAAGACTTGATGAAGCTATAAGGCTCTTCAACCATCTCCCTTCCAATGGCTTAAATCCGAACGTACAAATCTACAACATGATGCTCGACTCCCTCTACAATGAAGGGCGAGAAGGGGAGGCTAGGAGGTTGATGGAGGAGATGGAGAGGAGCAGCTGCACGCCTAATGGTGTGACGTTCAATATTATTGTGTGGAATCTGGTGAAGAGCAAAAAGGTGCATGAGGCGATTCCTTTCTTGGAGGAGATGTGCAGGAGAGAATTCGTGGTTAATTCCGATATCATTTATGCTTTGCATGATGAACTAAGAATTGGAGAAGGTAAAGATGAGAAATTGCAAGAGATTGTTAAGAAAGTTTGTGCTCAAAATTGA
- the LOC131012717 gene encoding pentatricopeptide repeat-containing protein At5g41170, mitochondrial-like, giving the protein MMARRAVVSAIDLIHRRGFLNRRSHKSGILSPMFYLYSSEAFQPKQPRIDFSCVKELNDAIELFHKIKSMRREPSVYLYSKLMSVSVKIDQYYFALYVFDEMLSMGVPVDNYTRNIAVNCCCLLKDIYSAFAVMGFFLKRSYEPDVVTFSTLIKGLFLVNKEAEAVKLFEKILDLKLCEPDDVMILHMIDGLCKAGHVIEAHDWLHRLESSGWSPNVYAYSALIDGFCKSGMVDNAFKVLSKMVGNGILPDVVTYSSIINAYCKEEKMEEAENMLEIMMQQHICPNVFTYSSLIEGLCLKGEIGRAKQLLDSIVERGPKPSIVNYNTLLNGYCKKGRVDEAWLIFLEIPDKGLEHDVHTYNTMIHGLFRNDRFAEGWKLFEVMKAQEIHPNVHIYNTLLDGLSKRGKVDEALQLLSEMVEKGISPNVVTCSILIDGYCSHGEMVRARELFYSMAETGINHNIFTYCILIKGYCKAGNLDEAWRFFDEISRVGLKHSTVSYTTMMHGLIRLSSFSDGWKLFQEMEAHNIHPDPHTYTILLDGFCRIHRISEALAFLRVMEAKGVNPNIVTYGVLINGLCKGQRLDEAIRLFNHLRSNGLNPNVQIYSIMLDSLYNEGREGEARRLMEEMERSRCAPNGVTFNIIVWNLVKSKKVHEAIPFLEEMCRREFVVNSDTIYALHDELRIGEGKDEKLQEIVKKVCAQN; this is encoded by the coding sequence CTCTTCCGAGGCTTTTCAACCTAAGCAGCCCAGAATCGATTTCAGCTGTGTTAAAGAATTAAATGATGCTATTGAATTGTTTCATAAAATAAAGAGTATGCGGCGAGAGCCTTCTGTTTACCTCTACAGCAAACTCATGAGTGTTAGTGTAAAGATTGATCAGTATTATTTTGCCCTTTATgtgttcgatgaaatgcttAGTATGGGTGTCCCAGTTGATAATTACACAAGGAATATTGCTGTCAACTGTTGTTGTCTCTTGAAAGATATATACTCTGCTTTTGCTGTAATGGGATTCTTTCTCAAGAGAAGTTATGAACCAGATGTCGTGACTTTCAGCACTCTCATAAAAGGGTTATTCTTAGTTAATAAGGAGGCTGAAGCCGTGAAACTGTTCGAAAAGATTTTGGATTTAAAACTTTGCGAACCAGATGACGTTATGATTCTGCATATGATTGATGGGCTGTGCAAAGCTGGACATGTCATTGAAGCCCATGATTGGCTTCATAGATTAGAAAGTAGTGGGTGGAGTCCCAATGTATACGCTTACAGTGCACTAATTGATGGATTTTGTAAGAGTGGAATGGTGGACAATGCCTTCAAGGTTCTATCCAAAATGGTTGGGAATGGTATTTTGCCTGACGTTGTCACTTATAGTTCCATTATTAATGCATACTGTAAGGAAGAAAAGATGGAAGAGGCTGAGAATATGTTGGAAATTATGATGCAACAACATATTTGTCCTAATGTCTTCACTTATTCTTCGCTTATTGAAGGGCTCTGCCTGAAGGGTGAAATCGGAAGAGCGAAACAGTTACTTGATTCCATCGTAGAGAGGGGCCCTAAACCCAGTATTGTTAACTACAACACCTTGTTAAATGGATATTGCAAGAAGGGACGCGTGGATGAAGCTTGGcttatttttcttgaaattcccGATAAAGGTCTCGAGCATGATGTGCACACTTATAATACCATGATACATGGATTATTCAGAAATGATAGATTTGCTGAGGGCTGGAAGCTTTTCGAGGTTATGAAAGCTCAAGAAATACATCCCAACGTGCATATTTATAATACATTATTGGATGGGTTGTCGAAGCGTGGGAAGGTTGATGAAGCTCTGCAGCTGCTGTCCGAGATGGTGGAGAAGGGCATATCGCCTAATGTTGTCACATGCAGCATATTGATAGATGGATATTGCTCGCATGGCGAGATGGTTAGAGCTAGAGAGCTCTTCTATTCTATGGCAGAGACGGGGATCAATCACAATATATTCACTTATTGTATCTTGATTAAGGGATACTGCAAGGCGGGAAACCTTGATGAAGCGTGGCGTTTCTTTGATGAAATTTCGCGAGTAGGTCTCAAACACTCGACTGTATCATACACCACGATGATGCATGGGCTAATACGCCTAAGTAGTTTTTCAGATGGGTGGAAGCTTTTCCAAGAAATGGAAGCTCATAATATACATCCGGATCCCCACACCTACACCATTTTGTTGGATGGCTTTTGTAGGATCCATCGGATTAGTGAGGCGTTGGCATTTTTGAGGGTGATGGAGGCGAAAGGCGTGAATCCTAATATCGTAACGTATGGTGTTCTGATCAACGGCTTGTGCAAGGGCCAAAGACTTGATGAAGCTATAAGGCTCTTCAACCATCTCCGTTCCAATGGCTTAAATCCGAACGTACAAATCTACAGCATAATGCTCGACTCCCTCTACAATGAAGGGAGAGAAGGGGAGGCTAGGAGGTTGATGGAGGAGATGGAGCGGAGCCGCTGCGCGCCTAATGGTGTGACGTTCAATATTATTGTGTGGAATCTGGTGAAGAGCAAAAAGGTGCATGAGGCGATTCCTTTCTTGGAGGAGATGTGCAGGAGAGAATTCGTGGTTAATTCCGATACCATTTATGCTTTGCATGATGAACTAAGAATTGGAGAAGGTAAAGATGAGAAATTGCAAGAGATTGTTAAGAAAGTTTGTGCTCAAAATTGA